The Leadbettera azotonutricia ZAS-9 genome has a window encoding:
- a CDS encoding indolepyruvate oxidoreductase subunit beta — translation MKTDIILAGVGGQGVLSIAAIIAQAAVKEGLIVRQSEVHGMAQRGGAVLAHLRISDTTIYSDLVPRGMADMIISMEPLESLRYTAWLAPQGTLVTAAEPFINIPNYPELSEIIKTIKAFPAAHVVEAAALAKEAGSQRSVNMVMVGASSPFLPIKEGTMEETIAAMFASKGAEIGETNQKAFRLGRNAAK, via the coding sequence ATGAAAACAGATATAATCCTTGCAGGCGTGGGCGGACAGGGCGTGCTTTCCATAGCCGCCATCATAGCCCAGGCGGCGGTTAAAGAAGGGCTCATAGTGCGCCAAAGCGAAGTTCACGGCATGGCCCAGCGGGGCGGAGCGGTTCTGGCCCACCTCCGCATATCCGACACAACCATTTATTCCGATCTGGTGCCTCGGGGCATGGCGGATATGATCATTTCCATGGAGCCTTTGGAAAGCCTCCGCTATACCGCGTGGCTTGCCCCCCAGGGGACATTGGTCACTGCGGCGGAACCTTTCATCAATATTCCCAATTATCCTGAATTAAGCGAAATCATCAAAACCATCAAAGCCTTCCCTGCCGCCCATGTTGTGGAGGCCGCCGCTCTTGCAAAAGAGGCGGGTTCCCAGCGGTCGGTAAACATGGTCATGGTGGGGGCGTCTTCTCCCTTCCTCCCCATTAAAGAAGGGACCATGGAAGAAACCATAGCCGCCATGTTCGCCTCCAAGGGCGCGGAGATTGGGGAAACAAACCAAAAAGCCTTTCGCCTGGGGAGGAACGCGGCAAAATGA
- a CDS encoding phenylacetate--CoA ligase family protein → MNFQYWNSEIEKMPRQDLEALQVKKLKAAVDQALKTPFYKERLTGAGIKSGDDIKTLSDLRKIPYTTKHDLRDGFPYGFLSIPKEEVVRLHASSGTTGAPTTIYFNAGDIKRWTGYVARCIYGTGCNKTDVFQNMITYGLFTGGLGFHQGGEEVGMLVIPSGSGNTTRQFRLMQDFGTTVVHATPSFLLHVESKMKEEGVSRDSIKLRKAFAGAEPYSEDTRRRIEELLKIDVYNSYGLSEMNGPGVAFECQCKSGLHLWEDGYIGEIIDPDTLEPLPDGQTGELVLTCLCREATPILRYRTRDLSSFYTDACACGRTHRRLRRITGRTDDMLIINGVNVFPSQIEEVVMAMKEVGNNYLIVLEKEGVLDRLIVKVEVGANVFMDDSRLLNALKEKIRKTLQAMITINPKVELHESGALPVSEGKAKRVQDNRPKDV, encoded by the coding sequence ATGAATTTCCAGTACTGGAACAGTGAAATCGAAAAAATGCCCCGACAGGACCTTGAAGCCCTGCAGGTAAAGAAACTAAAGGCGGCAGTGGATCAGGCCCTGAAAACTCCCTTTTATAAAGAACGGCTCACCGGGGCGGGGATCAAAAGCGGGGACGACATTAAAACCCTCTCGGACTTGAGGAAGATCCCCTACACCACCAAGCACGATTTGCGCGACGGCTTCCCCTACGGATTCCTGAGCATTCCCAAAGAAGAAGTAGTGCGCCTCCACGCATCAAGCGGCACAACCGGCGCCCCTACCACGATTTATTTTAACGCCGGCGACATCAAGCGCTGGACAGGCTATGTGGCCCGCTGCATTTACGGCACCGGCTGCAACAAGACCGATGTGTTCCAGAACATGATCACCTACGGCCTTTTTACCGGGGGCCTGGGTTTTCACCAGGGCGGCGAGGAAGTAGGCATGCTGGTGATTCCTTCCGGTTCGGGAAACACGACACGGCAGTTCCGCCTTATGCAGGACTTCGGCACAACCGTGGTTCACGCCACACCCAGTTTTCTCCTCCATGTCGAATCAAAAATGAAGGAAGAAGGCGTCAGTAGGGATTCCATAAAGCTGCGCAAGGCTTTTGCCGGGGCCGAGCCCTATTCGGAAGACACCCGGCGGCGCATAGAAGAACTCCTCAAAATCGATGTGTACAATTCCTACGGCCTTTCCGAAATGAACGGCCCCGGCGTGGCGTTTGAGTGCCAGTGCAAAAGCGGTCTCCACCTTTGGGAAGACGGCTACATCGGCGAAATCATCGACCCCGATACCTTGGAGCCCCTTCCGGACGGTCAGACAGGGGAGCTTGTCCTTACCTGCCTTTGCAGGGAAGCAACGCCAATACTGCGTTACCGTACGCGGGACCTTTCAAGCTTCTATACCGATGCCTGCGCCTGCGGCAGAACCCACCGCCGTCTCCGCCGTATCACGGGCCGCACCGACGACATGCTCATCATCAACGGCGTTAATGTGTTCCCCAGCCAAATCGAAGAAGTGGTTATGGCCATGAAGGAAGTAGGAAACAATTACCTCATCGTGCTTGAAAAAGAAGGGGTTTTGGACCGGCTCATTGTCAAGGTTGAAGTAGGCGCCAATGTCTTTATGGACGACTCCAGGCTCCTCAACGCGTTAAAAGAAAAGATACGCAAAACCCTTCAGGCCATGATCACCATCAACCCGAAAGTGGAACTCCACGAATCAGGGGCACTGCCCGTAAGCGAAGGCAAAGCCAAGCGAGTCCAGGATAACCGGCCCAAGGACGTGTAA
- a CDS encoding caspase family protein, with product MKKPVIVLFFVLLAFPMLWAGERYALVIGNARYVDIESLGTPRNDAEDIAAALASLGFKVDLRLDAGIDEMEEAIYRFSAALGTDRENEGFFWYAGHGVQAEGENYLLPVDIRAERISQVRRMSYSLGDLLRELENARNLVNVVILDACRNNPLPGESRSLSRGLAAAPQVQDTFIMFSTATGATADDGTPGARNSPFTQAFLKHIATPAILESVAKEISRETIAITRTNQRPYISDNILYVKDYSLYPSDGLIEITRSVVPSVGAPRASAAGRGQYSLDNTGAWALSFSFAANPNTGFDALHPGAAVNYTFLERFLSRGALFIAPNAFFVSFQAGLNKFADNGDSFYNYMPGAGALWKFRPDANQRFFLSAGLSANVFLGSIHYSYNDPGFTEVDDFFVEPMIGFHGGAAFRFTPLLAVELNLGYYLDVQGPYPVQGSGSYSLNFLQGTLGLSVTLPYGKKQGRVL from the coding sequence ATGAAAAAACCCGTCATCGTTCTGTTCTTTGTTCTTCTCGCTTTCCCCATGCTTTGGGCAGGGGAGCGGTATGCGCTGGTTATCGGTAATGCGCGCTATGTTGACATTGAGTCCCTGGGTACGCCACGGAATGATGCGGAAGACATAGCGGCGGCTCTGGCAAGCCTGGGCTTCAAGGTAGACCTGCGCCTTGACGCGGGGATCGACGAGATGGAAGAGGCGATCTACCGTTTTTCCGCTGCTCTGGGTACGGACCGCGAAAACGAGGGCTTCTTCTGGTATGCGGGGCACGGGGTGCAGGCCGAGGGGGAGAACTACCTCCTCCCTGTGGACATACGGGCGGAACGCATAAGCCAGGTAAGGCGTATGTCCTACTCCCTGGGGGATCTCCTCCGCGAACTGGAGAACGCCCGCAACCTGGTCAACGTGGTCATCCTGGACGCATGCAGGAACAACCCCCTGCCGGGCGAAAGCCGCAGTTTAAGCCGGGGCCTTGCCGCGGCGCCCCAGGTGCAGGATACGTTTATCATGTTTTCTACTGCCACGGGGGCGACTGCCGACGACGGTACTCCGGGCGCGCGGAACAGTCCCTTTACCCAGGCGTTTCTTAAGCATATCGCAACTCCCGCCATACTGGAAAGCGTTGCAAAGGAAATCTCCCGCGAAACCATCGCCATTACCCGCACCAACCAGCGGCCTTATATTTCCGACAATATCCTCTATGTAAAGGATTATTCCCTCTATCCTTCGGATGGCTTAATCGAAATCACCCGTTCTGTAGTTCCTTCTGTAGGCGCTCCTCGGGCTTCTGCCGCCGGAAGGGGGCAGTATTCGCTGGACAACACCGGCGCATGGGCGCTGTCCTTTTCTTTTGCCGCCAATCCCAATACGGGTTTTGACGCTCTTCATCCGGGGGCGGCCGTGAACTATACCTTTCTGGAACGGTTTTTAAGCCGGGGCGCTTTGTTTATCGCTCCCAACGCTTTTTTTGTCAGTTTTCAGGCGGGGCTTAACAAGTTTGCGGACAACGGGGACTCGTTTTATAACTATATGCCCGGCGCGGGGGCTCTCTGGAAATTCCGCCCTGATGCAAATCAGCGTTTCTTCCTCAGCGCGGGTCTTTCTGCCAATGTGTTTTTGGGTTCCATACATTATTCGTACAACGATCCGGGTTTTACCGAGGTTGATGATTTTTTCGTGGAACCTATGATTGGCTTCCACGGCGGGGCGGCTTTCAGGTTTACTCCCCTTTTGGCGGTAGAGCTGAACCTTGGGTATTATCTTGACGTGCAGGGGCCTTACCCTGTGCAGGGCAGCGGCTCATATAGTCTGAATTTCCTGCAGGGAACTCTGGGGCTTAGCGTAACCCTTCCCTACGGCAAAAAGCAAGGGAGGGTTTTATGA
- a CDS encoding leucine-rich repeat domain-containing protein, with product MKRKKLTNIRYPLIAVFLAGIVFAGCTNLLEPPVQVPVANSFAPASPALVEIRIAGTEGKGRTLLPPVSAFAYKAVIESVPAGTLIPEQPINEEGFLEIPPGSWKITVNAYRGEILAGTGSIEKAVVSGPNPLITVRIAPYTEGSVPGALSWDVNFSSLDPELQDAVSSAELTIKSVSGGSLLATKNLEAEPVGSEELPAGFYSVEIMIRIDGNRFFTRSEIVHIYPAYAQELPAVDLADGDFTAGIYLAGTVPLDDAEGIIALWAAVYDNAECIGDPLAASVPTQPGASFALAVDAAKTGGTLYLRPEFATSTSDKCYGEAAALTNIPPEGKSGITTPAVRKYTITVNASGEGDLSVPASAFGGEQVTASYNSIGSYYRIRDDAVSLKRGTEDLAYTIGGTVPSVNWNMPLGDVTLDAEIEWGCLFEITNNSFSDLEDLMSGVVPGSSAETPYPVRLTGISTADNTDLENLKQAIGGTCVYLDLSACGFTEIPSGSSGTGLSGCQTLIGVALPTGLTSIGSNAFYGCSGLTSIALPAGVTTIEGHAFYGCSGLTSIALPDGLTSILNTAFTGCSSLTSIALPAGVTTISSKVFSGCRSLTSITLPAGVTTIRSDAFGGCSSLTSITFPAGLTTVETRSFRECISLTSITFNGITPPTSMSALVFSDSPLTAIYVPFASVDAYKTFFANSVDIIKPGLFLTIIGNDFTDLAGLLDYLGSNSETNPYDISLKGISTVENTDLENLKQAIGDAFVYLDLSACGFTEIPDAPEAGAGLRGCQTLTGVTLPTGLTSIGDGAFSGCTGLTSMPLPDELTSIGSNAFNGCSGLTSIILPDGLTSIGSNAFNGCSGLTSIILPDGVTSTGDFAFNGCSGLTSITLPDGLTSIGSNAFYGCSGLTSIALPDGLILIGRRAFRGCSSLTSITLPAELILITNEAFMNCSSLTSIIFNGITPPSIDIMGNLFSGSPVTAIYVPADSVDDYKIALASSGISSVDIIQPIP from the coding sequence ATGAAAAGAAAGAAGCTGACAAACATTCGATACCCGCTAATAGCAGTGTTCCTAGCGGGAATAGTCTTTGCAGGGTGTACGAATCTGCTTGAACCTCCGGTTCAGGTACCGGTTGCAAACTCTTTTGCTCCTGCTTCTCCCGCATTGGTGGAGATCCGCATTGCTGGAACTGAGGGCAAGGGCCGTACCCTGCTTCCGCCAGTCTCTGCCTTTGCCTATAAGGCCGTTATCGAAAGCGTGCCCGCCGGAACCCTTATTCCCGAACAGCCTATAAACGAAGAAGGATTCCTGGAAATCCCACCGGGAAGCTGGAAAATCACCGTGAACGCCTACAGGGGCGAAATCCTTGCGGGAACAGGCTCTATTGAAAAAGCCGTTGTTTCCGGCCCAAACCCGCTCATAACCGTCCGCATTGCCCCTTATACCGAGGGGTCGGTTCCCGGAGCTCTAAGCTGGGATGTGAATTTTTCGTCCTTGGACCCTGAATTGCAGGACGCTGTAAGTTCTGCCGAGCTTACCATCAAATCCGTTTCCGGCGGGTCTCTTTTAGCAACAAAGAACCTTGAGGCTGAACCTGTGGGAAGCGAGGAACTTCCGGCAGGTTTTTATTCTGTGGAAATAATGATCCGCATAGACGGCAACCGCTTTTTTACCCGCAGCGAGATAGTCCACATTTACCCAGCCTATGCTCAAGAGCTGCCCGCCGTTGATTTGGCTGATGGGGACTTTACCGCGGGAATATACTTGGCGGGAACAGTACCGCTGGACGACGCCGAAGGGATTATCGCCCTTTGGGCGGCAGTCTATGATAATGCGGAGTGTATCGGCGACCCTTTGGCGGCTTCTGTCCCAACCCAGCCGGGGGCTTCCTTTGCCCTTGCTGTGGATGCGGCCAAAACAGGGGGAACCCTGTACCTGCGGCCTGAATTTGCCACAAGTACAAGCGACAAATGTTACGGCGAGGCCGCAGCGCTTACCAATATTCCACCTGAAGGGAAAAGCGGCATCACTACCCCGGCGGTGCGCAAGTACACCATTACGGTAAACGCCTCGGGGGAAGGCGATCTTTCCGTTCCAGCGTCCGCTTTTGGCGGCGAACAGGTTACCGCAAGCTATAATAGTATAGGAAGCTATTACCGGATAAGGGACGATGCCGTTAGCCTTAAACGGGGGACAGAAGACCTTGCCTATACCATCGGTGGAACAGTCCCTTCCGTCAATTGGAACATGCCCTTGGGGGATGTTACCCTTGATGCGGAAATCGAATGGGGCTGTCTATTTGAAATAACCAATAACAGCTTTAGCGATCTTGAGGACCTTATGAGCGGCGTTGTTCCGGGAAGCTCTGCTGAAACCCCCTATCCGGTACGGCTTACCGGTATAAGTACGGCTGATAATACAGATCTGGAAAACCTTAAACAGGCTATTGGCGGTACGTGTGTGTACCTGGATTTGAGCGCATGCGGTTTTACAGAAATACCCTCGGGTAGTTCCGGAACAGGATTGAGCGGTTGCCAAACTTTAATCGGTGTAGCATTACCGACCGGGCTTACTTCGATAGGAAGCAATGCTTTTTATGGTTGCAGCGGTCTAACCAGCATCGCCTTACCTGCTGGGGTTACTACGATAGAGGGCCATGCTTTTTATGGTTGCAGTGGTCTAACCAGCATCGCCTTACCTGATGGACTTACTTCGATATTAAACACTGCTTTTACCGGGTGCAGCAGTCTAACCAGCATCGCCTTACCTGCTGGGGTTACTACGATAAGTTCCAAGGTTTTTTCCGGGTGCAGAAGTCTAACCAGCATCACCTTACCTGCTGGGGTTACTACGATAAGAAGCGATGCTTTTGGCGGCTGTAGCAGTCTAACCAGTATCACTTTTCCTGCTGGACTTACTACAGTAGAAACGCGTTCTTTTAGAGAGTGCATCAGTCTAACCAGCATCACCTTTAACGGTATAACCCCGCCGACCAGTATGAGCGCCTTAGTGTTCTCCGACAGCCCCCTTACCGCCATCTACGTCCCCTTCGCATCTGTTGACGCTTACAAGACGTTCTTTGCTAATAGTGTTGATATTATCAAACCTGGATTATTCCTCACCATCATCGGCAACGATTTTACCGATCTGGCAGGGCTTTTGGACTATCTTGGATCAAACAGCGAAACAAATCCCTATGATATAAGCCTCAAGGGCATAAGTACGGTGGAGAATACAGATCTGGAAAACCTTAAACAGGCTATTGGCGATGCGTTTGTGTACCTGGATTTGAGCGCATGCGGTTTTACAGAAATACCGGATGCACCTGAAGCTGGCGCAGGATTGCGCGGCTGCCAAACTTTAACCGGTGTAACATTACCGACTGGGCTTACTTCGATAGGAGACGGTGCTTTTAGTGGTTGCACTGGTCTAACCAGCATGCCCTTGCCTGATGAACTTACTTCGATAGGAAGCAATGCTTTTAATGGTTGCAGCGGTCTAACCAGCATCATCTTGCCCGATGGACTTACTTCGATAGGAAGCAATGCTTTTAATGGTTGCAGCGGTCTAACCAGCATCATCTTGCCTGATGGAGTTACCTCGACAGGAGACTTTGCTTTTAATGGTTGCAGCGGTCTAACCAGCATTACTTTACCTGACGGACTTACTTCGATAGGAAGCAATGCTTTTTATGGTTGCAGCGGTCTAACCAGCATCGCCTTACCTGATGGACTTATTTTGATAGGAAGGAGGGCTTTTAGAGGCTGCAGCAGTCTAACCAGCATCACCTTACCTGCTGAACTTATTTTGATAACCAATGAAGCTTTTATGAATTGCAGCAGTCTAACCAGCATTATCTTTAACGGCATAACCCCGCCTAGCATCGATATTATGGGCAATTTGTTCTCCGGAAGTCCCGTTACCGCCATCTACGTCCCCGCCGATTCTGTTGATGATTACAAAATAGCCCTGGCAAGTTCAGGCATTAGCAGTGTTGATATTATTCAACCCATCCCATAA
- a CDS encoding cadherin-like beta sandwich domain-containing protein, which produces MKKYFIPKYFSPLVCVLGLVLALFGACRGGFLTVNPDTQAPGAVDITQVNKIPAGFDLHWINPDDPDFTAMEIEIVIAPAAGDGEAPPTPMDGEALAPILLNGLLPGEQGAYTLALTISPDTVYFFRLVTLDKSGNRNAGEWKLVNVTELNDTATLGAFVVSGFSLNPAFVPESAVRNYSLEVSSSVESVALNASVTSGSNARISSSTEGIVVASDAASASGTLSMASGSAYAAVTVISEDGENLETYTLSVIRKSAISGGSGIEIFKFIINGRTYYGMINNAPSPKTIQVTVPYGADLSGLPAPVVEYVGNGYSPTSQMDFTTSRTLVLTGLDNAQIPYQVTVTNAALASIAVTKNPDRTAYKIGENLNTAGIEITGTDTTETPVILDSGNFNYAFDSSAAGTAIPVTVRGKGSPIPAALSTSFNVTVLNNTATLGAFGAAGYPLTPPFIPDSSGRDYTLEVPSSVGSVTLNALVTSGSNARISSSTEGIVVASDAASASGTLSLALGSASATVIVTSEDGENHKTYTLTVTQWGSISVGPGDEDIQIEIDPPPSSGQTLTLSKTGAVKTALVKVRAPSGLYTSVGYKVNGNDPPPLSAVFAVGVWTITLDAADYSIRNGHELTVQVVRDGIPYTTALYFNVVL; this is translated from the coding sequence ATGAAAAAGTATTTCATCCCAAAGTACTTTTCGCCCCTGGTTTGCGTTCTGGGGCTGGTTCTCGCTCTTTTTGGCGCCTGCCGGGGCGGTTTTTTGACGGTAAACCCCGATACGCAGGCCCCCGGGGCAGTGGATATTACGCAAGTCAATAAAATACCCGCCGGTTTTGACCTTCACTGGATTAATCCCGATGATCCTGATTTTACCGCCATGGAAATCGAAATCGTCATAGCCCCGGCAGCCGGGGACGGGGAGGCGCCCCCGACCCCCATGGACGGCGAAGCCCTGGCGCCTATCCTGCTAAACGGCCTGCTCCCCGGCGAACAAGGGGCCTATACCTTGGCTCTTACCATTTCGCCCGACACGGTCTATTTTTTCCGTCTTGTTACCCTGGATAAGTCCGGCAACCGCAATGCGGGCGAATGGAAGCTTGTCAACGTTACGGAACTGAACGATACAGCAACCCTGGGGGCCTTTGTGGTTTCCGGTTTTTCCCTGAACCCCGCATTTGTCCCGGAAAGCGCAGTCAGGAATTATTCCCTTGAAGTGTCCTCGTCTGTCGAGTCGGTTGCGCTAAACGCGTCGGTAACAAGCGGGAGCAATGCGCGGATAAGCAGCAGTACAGAGGGCATTGTCGTTGCTTCGGACGCCGCTTCCGCTTCGGGAACCCTGAGCATGGCCTCCGGTTCCGCATACGCTGCTGTTACCGTTATCTCGGAAGACGGAGAAAATCTCGAAACCTATACCCTTAGCGTAATACGGAAAAGCGCTATTTCAGGCGGTTCGGGAATAGAGATATTCAAGTTTATCATTAACGGAAGGACCTATTACGGTATGATAAACAACGCCCCGTCCCCAAAGACCATTCAGGTAACTGTACCCTACGGCGCCGATCTTTCCGGTCTGCCGGCGCCGGTGGTGGAATATGTGGGGAATGGATACAGCCCGACAAGCCAGATGGATTTTACAACATCCCGTACCTTGGTTCTGACCGGCCTTGATAATGCTCAAATTCCGTATCAGGTTACGGTAACAAACGCCGCGCTGGCCAGCATCGCCGTTACAAAGAACCCCGATAGGACGGCATACAAGATAGGCGAAAATCTGAACACCGCCGGTATCGAAATAACCGGAACCGACACCACGGAAACGCCCGTAATCCTTGATTCTGGCAATTTTAATTATGCCTTTGACAGCAGCGCAGCAGGGACGGCAATACCGGTAACCGTAAGAGGGAAGGGAAGCCCCATTCCCGCCGCCCTTTCTACCAGTTTTAATGTTACGGTACTGAACAATACAGCAACCCTTGGGGCCTTTGGGGCGGCTGGTTACCCCCTGACCCCCCCATTTATTCCGGATAGTTCCGGCAGGGATTATACCCTTGAAGTACCCTCCTCTGTTGGATCGGTCACGCTAAACGCATTGGTAACAAGCGGGAGCAACGCACGGATAAGCAGCAGTACAGAGGGTATTGTCGTTGCTTCGGACGCTGCTTCCGCTTCGGGAACCCTGAGCCTGGCCTTAGGTTCTGCGTCCGCCACTGTTATTGTTACGTCGGAAGACGGAGAAAACCACAAAACCTATACCCTTACGGTAACGCAGTGGGGCAGTATTTCTGTAGGCCCCGGAGACGAAGACATACAGATTGAAATTGATCCCCCGCCGTCTTCAGGGCAGACCTTGACGCTGTCCAAAACGGGCGCGGTAAAGACAGCCCTTGTGAAGGTTCGCGCCCCATCCGGTCTTTATACGTCGGTTGGGTATAAGGTTAATGGCAACGATCCTCCTCCTCTTTCGGCAGTTTTTGCGGTGGGCGTCTGGACTATAACCCTTGACGCTGCGGATTACAGCATAAGGAACGGCCATGAACTGACAGTACAGGTTGTGCGGGATGGCATACCCTATACGACAGCCCTCTATTTCAACGTGGTTTTATAG
- a CDS encoding MFS transporter, protein MSMRTGAFWPVWLTKRRRPLENLFKLLNGKTRWVRRLVSGGSVEADSRKYILVWNGAANIAGNMAGGNFLVGLYAIIHVSDVLLGVLTTLIQFCNIFQILSPLLLNRFKRKKLVLLATRIVYYTFFIVVIGLIPLVPGEDGFRVGLLLAATVFANLINALAAPGYSVLHIRSIPEESRADFFSVLNLLINICIYVFILIGGYVVDFFRSSGSLFAGITAVRIIGLFFAALEIYAHCHVHEFDEPGSEEPGGDPHPRINIFLPLRNKEFMICTLLTGLYSFFANIPGMYYSSYLVNDVVAPFSYLGVVNFLSVPIMLFAIPVWNHIIRNSSWFKTISLSLLLVSFHYFMLPFVSRDNYVYLYTAAMIYYFSIIPGVSIVTSNLPFYKLPEEGRTDFLAFYAGFNSFMAMLGLFCGSVFVAGTGSLKLEVFSFSIGNKQFIMVIAGLLLFSLGILYRFIAKKETEAL, encoded by the coding sequence ATGAGTATGAGAACTGGGGCTTTTTGGCCCGTATGGCTTACAAAACGCCGCCGCCCTCTGGAAAATCTGTTCAAGCTCTTAAACGGCAAAACACGCTGGGTAAGGCGGCTTGTTTCGGGCGGCTCTGTTGAAGCGGATTCCCGGAAGTACATACTTGTGTGGAACGGCGCGGCCAATATCGCGGGGAACATGGCGGGGGGCAACTTCCTGGTTGGCCTCTATGCGATTATCCATGTAAGCGATGTGCTCCTGGGCGTACTCACCACCCTTATACAATTCTGCAATATTTTCCAGATTTTAAGCCCCCTCCTCCTGAACCGCTTTAAGCGCAAAAAGCTCGTGCTCCTGGCGACACGGATCGTCTATTACACGTTTTTTATTGTTGTCATAGGGCTTATCCCCCTTGTGCCGGGGGAAGATGGTTTTAGGGTAGGCTTGCTCCTTGCGGCAACGGTCTTTGCGAATCTGATAAACGCCCTGGCAGCGCCTGGCTATTCGGTGCTGCACATACGCTCCATCCCCGAGGAATCCAGGGCGGACTTTTTTTCGGTCCTCAATCTGCTGATAAATATCTGTATCTATGTGTTTATACTGATTGGCGGCTATGTGGTGGATTTTTTCAGGAGCAGCGGAAGCCTCTTCGCGGGGATTACGGCGGTGCGTATCATCGGCCTCTTCTTTGCTGCCCTTGAGATTTACGCCCACTGCCATGTCCATGAATTCGACGAGCCTGGTTCCGAAGAGCCCGGCGGCGATCCCCATCCGCGCATTAATATCTTCCTCCCTTTAAGGAACAAGGAGTTTATGATATGCACATTGCTTACAGGGCTCTACAGTTTCTTTGCCAATATCCCGGGCATGTACTATAGCTCCTACCTGGTAAACGATGTTGTGGCCCCTTTCTCTTACCTGGGTGTAGTCAATTTCCTTTCGGTACCTATCATGCTTTTTGCCATTCCTGTATGGAACCATATAATCAGGAACAGCTCCTGGTTCAAAACGATTTCGCTCTCCCTGCTTTTGGTTTCTTTCCATTATTTTATGCTGCCCTTTGTGAGCAGGGATAATTATGTCTACCTTTATACAGCGGCGATGATCTACTATTTCTCGATTATTCCCGGGGTGAGCATCGTTACTTCCAATCTGCCTTTTTACAAGCTGCCCGAAGAGGGGAGGACGGATTTCCTTGCTTTTTACGCGGGCTTTAACAGCTTTATGGCCATGCTGGGGCTTTTTTGCGGTTCTGTCTTTGTTGCCGGTACTGGTTCGTTAAAACTGGAAGTTTTCAGCTTTTCGATTGGAAACAAGCAGTTCATCATGGTAATTGCGGGCCTCCTGCTTTTCAGCCTGGGCATCCTGTACCGCTTTATCGCCAAAAAAGAAACAGAAGCCCTGTAA
- a CDS encoding phenylacetate--CoA ligase family protein: protein MIFNPAQECMDNEARKKLQLANLKNLVEMLYTSVPFYKNKMDSLGVKPTDIHSLKDIERLPFTTKDDLRENYPHGLRACPKDRIVEVHMSSGTTGKPVVDEYTMKDIDIWRESMSRTMAAGGCTKDDIVQNCYGYGLFTGGPGAHYGALNIGATVLPMSSGNTARQLMVMQDFDTTMLTCTPSYALYMAEEAADAGIDLHKLPISKGCFGAEPWSENMRKEIEKRYGMKAYDIYGLTEIIGPGVSFECEAQDGLHVNEDFFYPEIIDPQTGKVLPDGEKGELVFTTLTKEGTPLLRYRTRDITFFQRESCSCGRTTVRMHRLFGRTDDMLIIRGVNVFPSQIEQALIEIEGTEPQYLIIVNRGESHLDDVELQVEVKKEFFTDETRGLEALRAKIEGVMKSKLQIGVKVKLVEPKTIERSIGKAKRVIDNRKI, encoded by the coding sequence ATGATCTTCAATCCAGCGCAAGAATGTATGGACAATGAAGCCAGAAAAAAACTCCAGCTGGCTAACCTCAAAAACCTGGTGGAAATGCTCTACACCAGCGTGCCTTTCTACAAAAATAAGATGGATAGCCTGGGCGTAAAGCCCACGGACATCCACAGCCTCAAGGACATCGAAAGACTGCCCTTCACCACCAAAGACGATCTCCGGGAAAATTATCCCCACGGCCTGCGGGCCTGTCCCAAAGACCGCATCGTGGAAGTCCACATGAGTTCGGGCACCACCGGCAAACCCGTGGTGGATGAATACACCATGAAGGATATAGACATCTGGCGGGAATCCATGTCCCGCACCATGGCCGCAGGGGGCTGTACCAAGGACGACATAGTCCAGAACTGCTACGGTTACGGCCTTTTTACCGGCGGGCCCGGCGCCCACTACGGCGCCCTCAATATCGGCGCTACGGTTCTCCCCATGTCATCGGGCAACACCGCCAGGCAGCTTATGGTCATGCAGGATTTTGACACTACCATGCTCACCTGCACCCCCTCCTACGCCCTCTACATGGCGGAGGAAGCAGCCGACGCCGGCATAGACCTCCACAAGCTTCCCATCTCCAAAGGCTGCTTCGGCGCAGAGCCCTGGAGCGAGAACATGAGGAAGGAAATCGAAAAACGCTACGGCATGAAGGCCTACGACATTTACGGCCTCACCGAGATAATAGGCCCCGGAGTTTCCTTCGAGTGCGAAGCCCAGGACGGCCTCCACGTCAACGAAGATTTCTTCTACCCCGAAATCATCGATCCCCAGACCGGGAAGGTCCTGCCCGACGGCGAAAAAGGCGAACTCGTGTTCACCACCCTTACCAAGGAAGGCACTCCCCTGCTCCGCTACAGAACCCGGGACATCACCTTCTTCCAGAGGGAATCCTGTTCCTGCGGCAGAACCACAGTCCGCATGCACCGCCTGTTCGGCCGTACCGACGACATGCTCATCATCAGGGGGGTTAACGTGTTCCCCAGCCAAATCGAGCAGGCCCTCATCGAAATCGAAGGCACCGAACCCCAGTACCTCATCATCGTTAACCGCGGCGAGTCCCACCTTGACGACGTGGAGCTTCAGGTTGAGGTCAAGAAGGAATTCTTCACCGACGAGACCAGGGGCCTCGAAGCCCTGAGGGCAAAAATCGAGGGGGTCATGAAGAGCAAGCTCCAGATTGGGGTTAAGGTAAAGCTCGTGGAGCCCAAAACCATAGAAAGATCCATAGGAAAAGCCAAAAGGGTTATTGATAACCGGAAAATATAG